A region from the Methylovorus glucosotrophus genome encodes:
- a CDS encoding GNAT family N-acetyltransferase — translation MIRFGEIADIPRVAEIGARLHAESSFKDLDYSYEKVEAMCHTLHAAGFFIVAVKDDAIVGAMLGDVYRPWYSNDLVGIDYSLYIEPEHRNGLMAVKMIKRFEDWCTMMGAVQIRPGISTGNPNATRLYQALGFKPVGEIFCKTMT, via the coding sequence ATGATCAGATTCGGTGAAATCGCAGATATCCCACGTGTGGCCGAGATTGGCGCTAGGCTTCATGCCGAATCAAGCTTCAAGGATCTTGATTACTCCTATGAGAAGGTGGAAGCCATGTGCCATACCCTGCATGCAGCAGGGTTCTTCATTGTTGCCGTAAAGGATGATGCCATTGTCGGGGCCATGCTGGGCGATGTATATCGCCCTTGGTATAGCAATGACTTGGTTGGCATAGATTACAGCCTCTATATCGAGCCAGAGCACCGCAATGGGCTCATGGCGGTCAAGATGATCAAGCGCTTCGAGGATTGGTGCACGATGATGGGGGCTGTTCAAATCCGGCCCGGCATAAGCACTGGCAATCCCAATGCAACCAGACTTTACCAAGCCCTTGGCTTCAAGCCTGTTGGCGAGATTTTCTGCAAGACGATGACCTGA
- a CDS encoding phage major capsid protein: MALNATEIARIGKVAITAYQKNTPVDQMNVERPLLDALTPKAKDIVGGIDGFTINIFKSNDANGQLYSGNGRVTYNSRNPNDLSKWDWMNHHDGFVLSEDELLRAGIKVNDDIGKSTATASEAVQLTNMIVSQFTALKEGVKDHVHSLLWLDGSQYTNAQPGIDAIVSTAPTSGTIGNIAASNTYWQNIARTGLGTSLAVLLDALEQSKRDIQRRKGRFTHIFVGSAFYDALRNAVIAANVTQVTYGGGSKLSIDMATDTLKFDGIPLTYVPDFDTNFGLSAPAIPWAKRCYMLNLSAETSGGIQLHRDSEDFMRMRYPGRPIDQYTYHFAMTSKFGLGCGKRNSNAVLALA, encoded by the coding sequence ATGGCTTTAAATGCAACCGAAATTGCCCGTATCGGCAAGGTGGCGATTACCGCTTACCAAAAGAACACCCCCGTTGATCAGATGAACGTTGAGCGTCCTTTGCTGGATGCCCTGACGCCAAAGGCCAAAGACATCGTTGGCGGTATTGATGGCTTCACCATCAACATCTTCAAATCCAATGACGCCAATGGCCAGCTCTATTCTGGCAATGGCCGCGTAACCTACAACAGCCGCAATCCGAATGATTTATCCAAGTGGGACTGGATGAATCACCATGACGGTTTTGTGCTGTCCGAGGATGAGTTGCTGCGCGCCGGCATCAAGGTCAATGATGACATCGGCAAATCCACTGCCACGGCAAGCGAAGCTGTCCAGCTGACAAACATGATCGTGTCTCAGTTCACAGCGCTGAAAGAAGGCGTCAAAGATCACGTGCACAGCCTGTTGTGGCTGGATGGCTCCCAATATACCAATGCGCAACCTGGCATTGATGCCATTGTGTCTACCGCACCTACGTCCGGCACTATCGGCAATATCGCTGCAAGCAACACCTACTGGCAGAACATTGCGCGCACAGGCTTGGGTACCAGCTTGGCTGTGCTGCTCGATGCGCTGGAGCAATCCAAGCGTGATATTCAACGCCGCAAGGGCCGCTTCACTCACATTTTCGTGGGCTCTGCGTTTTATGACGCCCTGCGCAATGCAGTGATCGCTGCTAACGTCACCCAGGTTACCTATGGCGGCGGTTCCAAGCTGTCTATCGACATGGCCACAGACACCTTGAAGTTTGATGGCATCCCGCTGACCTATGTGCCCGACTTTGACACAAATTTCGGCTTGTCCGCTCCTGCCATTCCATGGGCCAAGCGTTGCTACATGCTGAACCTGTCCGCAGAGACCAGCGGCGGCATTCAGCTGCACCGCGACAGCGAAGACTTTATGCGTATGCGTTATCCAGGTCGCCCAATCGACCAGTACACATACCACTTCGCTATGACCAGCAAGTTCGGTCTGGGTTGCGGCAAGCGTAACAGCAACGCTGTGCTGGCTCTAGCGTAA
- a CDS encoding SGNH/GDSL hydrolase family protein — protein sequence MNIHVLKVNSLLIPRGLYTDWMGNALSDVNANQLISEGAAILTNIADPIPPLTGGSSLIAAKSSTSALGDSLIAYGLPQSGGVLSSGTYSNSEIAWYNDLAMAYGLTGFDIVNCYAIGGRTLEEILAVQVPLAAADTNECAIVRGGINNLNSTLSNNDAVQTIISVMEQIILGLASKKIIVICSINPIYQSGSTGAKVRAYLIPLINAGLQSMCKKYSNVIWNDTYSAMVDPSSAALDALPNLLRSDDGIHFTSSGAQVSGYAMFNNIAKKVNLTRYKTKGANLVQDVWGTTGGTNTPGSGTITNPGNIPAGWNVQVASGNAAVTVTPLAPNMIRLAITNAGASASVIYLKTTNTTGLAALVAKGDIIQSGFEFQVSGNSGLNRLAATNRINGTAQMYGMFEPNTTEEPTITYPQKSGSGKRLTPPRLLDVDITSLEFFVAIKVAASTGASIIDIGNPELYKLT from the coding sequence ATGAATATCCATGTGCTGAAAGTTAACTCGCTGCTTATCCCACGTGGCCTATATACGGACTGGATGGGGAATGCTCTTTCTGATGTCAATGCAAATCAGTTGATTTCAGAAGGCGCGGCAATTCTTACCAATATAGCCGACCCCATCCCTCCGCTTACCGGAGGGTCGTCGCTAATTGCAGCAAAATCCTCAACATCGGCTTTAGGAGACTCGCTAATTGCTTATGGGTTGCCGCAATCTGGTGGCGTCTTGTCATCTGGCACATACTCAAACTCTGAAATTGCCTGGTATAACGACTTGGCGATGGCATATGGCCTGACCGGGTTTGACATTGTTAACTGTTACGCCATTGGCGGGCGTACCCTGGAAGAAATCCTGGCTGTCCAGGTTCCGTTGGCCGCGGCGGATACAAATGAGTGCGCGATAGTGAGAGGGGGGATTAATAACCTAAATTCCACCCTTTCAAATAATGATGCGGTGCAAACGATCATCTCAGTGATGGAGCAAATAATCCTTGGACTTGCCTCCAAGAAAATTATTGTCATTTGCTCTATCAATCCAATTTACCAATCTGGTTCAACGGGAGCAAAGGTCCGCGCTTACCTTATCCCACTTATCAATGCTGGCCTGCAGTCAATGTGCAAGAAGTACAGCAATGTGATATGGAATGACACATACAGTGCAATGGTTGACCCATCATCCGCAGCTTTGGATGCTCTTCCCAATCTGCTGCGCTCTGATGACGGTATTCATTTCACATCGTCTGGTGCGCAGGTATCTGGCTATGCAATGTTCAACAACATTGCTAAAAAAGTTAACCTCACAAGGTACAAAACAAAGGGCGCTAATTTAGTACAGGATGTTTGGGGAACTACGGGCGGCACTAATACCCCAGGGTCTGGAACAATCACTAATCCAGGCAATATTCCTGCAGGTTGGAATGTTCAAGTTGCATCAGGAAATGCAGCAGTTACTGTAACGCCACTTGCCCCTAATATGATCCGACTGGCTATTACTAATGCAGGCGCAAGCGCAAGTGTGATCTATCTCAAGACCACCAACACTACAGGCCTGGCAGCGCTCGTCGCAAAGGGTGACATTATTCAATCAGGGTTTGAGTTCCAAGTATCTGGAAACTCCGGTCTTAATCGCTTGGCCGCAACGAACAGAATTAATGGAACTGCTCAGATGTATGGGATGTTCGAGCCAAATACGACAGAAGAGCCAACTATTACCTACCCGCAAAAATCAGGATCAGGCAAGCGCTTAACTCCGCCAAGGTTGCTGGATGTGGATATTACGTCGCTTGAGTTTTTCGTTGCCATTAAAGTGGCCGCGTCTACCGGCGCATCAATAATTGATATCGGCAATCCTGAACTGTACAAGCTGACTTAG
- a CDS encoding LAGLIDADG family homing endonuclease, giving the protein MDLELHEKQSLAFHSEATEILYGGAAGGGKALAIDTPIPTPSGWTTMGAIQVGDAVFDESGKPCTVVAATEIMSGRPCYQVTFCDGEQIIADASHQWLTFSNAERTALSRRTESFREARRQSRAKRGTGKRNDMAELNACREFEYLPPPTGSIVTTQQMAASLMVGKRTNHSIVVCPGLALDEISLPIDPYVLGVWLGDGTRGQGAIATADAQIVDEISARGYEVRKRPANKYAYGILGLQGKLRALGIIQSKEIPSVYLRASEHQRMELLRGLMDTDGTCNLRGACEFDNCDRALIESVHELLASLGIKSTIRTGVARLNGKDCGPKYRVKFTTTKQVFHLRRKAERLVTQERGTQRWRMVKSVEAIESVPVRCIQVDSPSHLFLAGRGMVPTHNSHLMRVLAIAWAMLVPGIQIYLFRRTYQDLWKNHMEGPSSFPALLADMIVSKWVKLNLSDNQIIFWNGSKIHLCHCQHEKDRLKYQGAEIHVLLIDELTHFTDTIYRFLRGRCRLGALQDLIPEEHRARLPMVMAGANPGGIGHHWVKMAFIDNVTPLTIRRMPNTEGGMLRQYIPAKLQDNPSMEEDYADKLAGLGSEAMVRAMLEGDWDIVAGAFFTEFKRERHVIKPMAIPSHWTKYRSFDWGSAKPFACYWIAVSDGTLPAFPRGALIVYREYYGMKEGEPNVGLKMTADKVAKEIYRKDRKETTAQGGWGVADPAIFSENGGISIAETMRKEKVQWRPGDNKRKPGWEQVRIRLDGDDDGNPMLFIFETCVHLIRTLPALQHDEHDAEDVDSDLEDHGPDALRYGCMARPYIKDTESKRKKVEVGTVAWVYAASKETKQRSRYRS; this is encoded by the coding sequence ATGGATCTGGAGCTGCACGAGAAACAATCGCTGGCATTTCACAGCGAGGCAACTGAAATCCTATATGGCGGGGCGGCGGGGGGTGGAAAGGCGCTTGCAATTGACACGCCTATTCCAACACCTTCAGGCTGGACGACGATGGGCGCCATTCAAGTAGGCGATGCCGTTTTTGATGAAAGCGGAAAGCCATGCACTGTTGTTGCTGCCACTGAAATAATGAGCGGGCGGCCATGTTACCAGGTCACCTTCTGCGACGGAGAGCAGATCATTGCTGATGCTAGCCATCAGTGGCTGACATTCAGTAATGCAGAGCGTACTGCGCTATCTAGGCGCACTGAGTCATTTAGAGAGGCTCGCAGGCAGTCAAGGGCAAAGCGCGGCACTGGCAAGCGAAATGACATGGCAGAGCTGAACGCCTGTAGAGAGTTTGAGTATTTGCCCCCTCCAACAGGTTCAATAGTTACAACCCAGCAAATGGCGGCGTCATTGATGGTTGGGAAAAGGACGAATCATTCTATAGTTGTGTGCCCAGGGCTCGCGCTGGATGAAATTTCTCTCCCTATTGATCCGTATGTTCTTGGTGTTTGGCTGGGCGACGGCACAAGGGGGCAGGGTGCGATTGCGACAGCCGATGCTCAGATAGTTGATGAAATATCTGCAAGAGGCTATGAAGTGAGAAAGCGCCCAGCGAACAAGTACGCGTATGGCATTCTAGGCCTGCAGGGTAAGCTTCGCGCGCTAGGTATTATCCAGAGCAAAGAAATTCCATCCGTGTATTTGCGAGCTTCTGAGCACCAACGTATGGAGTTGCTTAGAGGCCTGATGGACACAGACGGCACCTGCAACCTGCGCGGAGCCTGTGAGTTTGATAACTGTGATCGTGCCCTTATTGAGTCGGTACATGAGCTGCTAGCTTCTCTGGGCATTAAGTCCACGATCAGAACGGGAGTTGCGCGTCTGAATGGCAAAGATTGCGGCCCAAAGTATCGAGTCAAATTCACCACGACAAAGCAGGTATTCCATCTGCGACGCAAAGCGGAAAGATTGGTTACTCAAGAGCGCGGCACGCAGCGATGGCGCATGGTTAAGTCGGTAGAGGCAATCGAAAGCGTGCCAGTTCGCTGTATTCAGGTGGATTCGCCCTCCCATCTTTTTCTGGCTGGGCGTGGCATGGTGCCAACGCATAACAGTCATCTGATGCGCGTGCTGGCCATTGCTTGGGCAATGCTGGTGCCAGGCATCCAGATTTACCTATTCCGCCGCACCTATCAGGACTTGTGGAAAAACCATATGGAGGGCCCTTCCAGCTTTCCTGCGCTGCTGGCCGACATGATTGTTTCCAAGTGGGTGAAGCTGAATCTCTCGGATAACCAGATCATCTTCTGGAATGGCTCCAAGATTCACCTGTGCCATTGCCAGCACGAAAAAGACCGGCTCAAATATCAGGGGGCTGAAATTCACGTCCTATTGATAGATGAGCTAACCCATTTCACGGATACCATTTACCGATTCCTTCGCGGCCGCTGCCGCCTTGGCGCGCTTCAAGACTTGATACCCGAAGAACATAGGGCGCGATTGCCCATGGTGATGGCTGGTGCCAACCCAGGCGGTATAGGTCATCATTGGGTGAAAATGGCATTTATCGATAATGTGACGCCACTCACGATCCGCCGCATGCCAAATACAGAAGGCGGCATGCTTCGCCAGTACATTCCAGCCAAGCTTCAGGATAACCCTAGCATGGAAGAAGATTATGCCGACAAGTTGGCTGGATTGGGTAGCGAAGCGATGGTTCGAGCGATGCTTGAGGGGGATTGGGATATTGTGGCTGGGGCATTCTTTACTGAATTCAAGCGAGAGCGCCACGTTATAAAGCCCATGGCTATTCCTTCGCACTGGACGAAATACCGCTCATTCGACTGGGGCTCTGCAAAGCCTTTTGCGTGCTATTGGATAGCCGTTTCTGATGGCACGCTGCCAGCCTTCCCGCGTGGAGCGCTGATTGTCTATCGTGAGTACTATGGCATGAAAGAAGGTGAGCCGAACGTTGGTTTGAAAATGACCGCCGACAAGGTGGCGAAAGAGATTTACCGCAAAGACCGTAAAGAAACGACAGCACAGGGTGGCTGGGGTGTCGCTGATCCTGCCATCTTCAGCGAGAACGGCGGCATCAGCATTGCCGAGACAATGCGTAAAGAAAAAGTGCAATGGCGCCCAGGCGATAACAAACGCAAGCCAGGCTGGGAGCAGGTAAGAATCCGCCTCGACGGTGATGATGACGGAAACCCGATGCTGTTCATTTTCGAGACCTGCGTCCACCTTATACGAACGCTGCCAGCCCTGCAGCATGATGAGCACGATGCAGAAGATGTTGACAGCGATTTAGAGGATCACGGCCCAGACGCGCTCCGCTATGGCTGTATGGCAAGGCCTTACATCAAAGATACCGAGAGCAAGCGAAAAAAAGTGGAAGTTGGCACCGTGGCATGGGTGTATGCCGCTTCAAAAGAGACCAAGCAGCGCAGCCGATACCGCTCCTGA
- a CDS encoding terminase small subunit, with the protein MAEKKLTPKQAMFVQEYLIDLNATQAAIRAGYSEKTANEQGARLLANVSVRSKVDELMKDREKRTEITQDYVIKGIVETIERCRQAEAVFDRSGERVLVETPTGEIAPAFTFDAKNVLRGFELLGKHLAMWTEKQELTGKDGKDLIPQINIVTTGKR; encoded by the coding sequence ATGGCCGAGAAAAAACTCACACCAAAGCAAGCAATGTTTGTCCAGGAGTACCTCATCGATCTGAATGCAACACAGGCTGCTATCAGGGCTGGGTATAGCGAGAAGACGGCGAATGAGCAGGGTGCCAGATTGTTAGCCAATGTTAGCGTTAGAAGTAAAGTCGATGAACTTATGAAAGACCGTGAAAAGCGGACTGAGATTACTCAGGATTACGTCATCAAAGGCATTGTGGAAACAATAGAGCGTTGTCGGCAAGCTGAAGCAGTCTTTGATCGCTCTGGAGAGCGGGTGCTTGTCGAAACCCCAACTGGAGAGATTGCTCCTGCATTCACATTCGATGCTAAAAATGTACTACGAGGCTTTGAGCTACTTGGAAAGCACTTGGCCATGTGGACTGAAAAGCAGGAGCTCACCGGCAAGGACGGCAAAGACCTTATCCCGCAAATCAATATCGTCACCACCGGAAAGCGTTAA
- a CDS encoding DUF1064 domain-containing protein — MVSARFKYNNIRVEIDGIKFDSKKEAKRYGELKLLERAGLIKDLQLQVAFELVPPQKGGMRKELAVKYIADFVYTENGQQVIEDTKGVKTKDYIIKRKLMKLMGREVREI, encoded by the coding sequence ATGGTGAGCGCCCGATTCAAATACAACAACATCCGCGTCGAGATTGATGGGATCAAGTTCGACAGCAAGAAAGAGGCGAAACGCTACGGTGAACTGAAGTTACTGGAGCGTGCGGGCCTGATCAAAGACTTGCAGCTTCAGGTTGCCTTTGAGCTGGTACCGCCGCAAAAGGGCGGCATGCGCAAGGAGCTCGCCGTCAAGTACATCGCCGATTTCGTCTACACCGAGAATGGCCAGCAGGTTATTGAGGACACCAAAGGGGTGAAGACCAAAGATTACATCATCAAGCGCAAGCTCATGAAGTTGATGGGGCGCGAGGTACGTGAGATTTGA